In Triticum aestivum cultivar Chinese Spring chromosome 5B, IWGSC CS RefSeq v2.1, whole genome shotgun sequence, the following proteins share a genomic window:
- the LOC123115572 gene encoding uncharacterized protein, translating into MDGNKKLVTAAEKTIPATVQRASRWALYNACFTVGHAVTYALLQSSFALRCVQWTDAKAAQESALCLWMLRCAVLQAAAAALALHLSCRRRWVRHALAYLALVVAFVGHCMYVAAVRLLLAADCPGYVLLRILCTAYIAFFLWGDLLYFLGLLLGGDN; encoded by the exons ATGGACGGCAACAAGAAGCTTGTGACCGCGGCCGAGAAGACCATTCCAGCTACCGTCCAGCGGGCCAGCAGATGGGCGCTCTACAACGCCTGCTTCACCGTGGGCCACGCGGTCACCTACGCACTCCTCCAG TCCTCCTTCGCCCTGCGGTGCGTCCAGTGGACGGACGCCAAGGCCGCCCAGGAGAGCGCCCTCTGTCTCTGGATGCTGCGCTGCGCCGTACTccaggcggccgcggcggcgctggCGCTGCACCTGTCGTGCCGCCGCCGCTGGGTCCGCCACGCCCTGGCCTACCTCGCGCTCGTGGTCGCCTTCGTCGGCCACTGCATGTACGTCGCCGccgtccgcctcctcctcgccgctgaCTGCCCTGGATACGTCTTGCTCAGGATCTTGTGCACCGCGTACATTGCCTTCTTCCTATGGGGCGACCTGCTCtacttccttggcctcctcctggGAGGTGACAACTGA